Proteins encoded by one window of Acidobacteriota bacterium:
- the hisD gene encoding histidinol dehydrogenase has protein sequence MITPRHSFDLDADDDVATFIERSSVPDDAVRKEAYAIVQDVHLGGDAALISAGEGFGGSLADGALTIAPDVLTQAWKDAAPELRDAIEAAASNIRECHYPQRPTDSVVTPVPGVEVARRWSPLERVGVYVPGGQAAYPSSLMMGVIPAQIAGVAEIVVISPADTHGVVSPATLAAAGYLGVTEFVVAGGAQAIAALAYGTETVRRVDKIVGPGNAWVTAAKLAVFGACGVDLPAGPSEAVVLTDATADPVIVAADLLCQAEHGPDSPVVLVCDSTETANSVLETATTLLTRLTRSDTIVASLENYGAVVVGTNLDDRIAFINNYAPEHASIHTADETAVADQITRAGSVFVGAWSPESAGDYATGANHVLPTGGLARSYGPLSVDDFGSYRQVQTLTREGLKTLAPTITALADAEGLDAHALAVTIRFEEQT, from the coding sequence ATGATTACACCAAGGCACTCGTTCGACCTCGATGCGGACGACGACGTCGCGACGTTCATTGAACGCTCTAGCGTTCCCGACGATGCCGTGCGCAAGGAGGCGTATGCCATCGTTCAGGATGTCCACCTTGGTGGTGATGCAGCACTGATATCGGCCGGCGAAGGCTTTGGTGGATCGCTTGCTGACGGTGCTCTGACCATTGCGCCCGACGTGCTCACTCAGGCGTGGAAGGATGCGGCGCCCGAACTGCGAGACGCCATCGAGGCAGCCGCATCCAATATACGCGAATGCCACTACCCCCAGCGCCCGACGGACAGCGTCGTCACACCGGTGCCCGGAGTGGAGGTGGCGCGCCGCTGGTCCCCGCTGGAGCGGGTGGGCGTTTATGTCCCCGGTGGGCAGGCGGCGTACCCGTCGTCGCTGATGATGGGCGTCATCCCTGCCCAAATCGCCGGTGTTGCCGAAATCGTCGTCATCAGCCCCGCCGACACACACGGTGTCGTCTCCCCCGCAACACTCGCGGCGGCCGGATACCTCGGGGTGACCGAGTTCGTCGTTGCCGGTGGAGCCCAAGCGATCGCCGCCCTTGCGTACGGAACCGAGACGGTGCGCAGGGTCGATAAGATCGTCGGGCCAGGCAACGCCTGGGTAACCGCGGCAAAACTTGCGGTGTTCGGGGCTTGCGGTGTCGATCTGCCCGCCGGTCCCAGCGAGGCGGTGGTGCTCACCGATGCAACGGCGGACCCCGTGATCGTCGCTGCTGATTTGTTGTGCCAGGCCGAGCACGGCCCGGACTCGCCCGTCGTCCTCGTCTGCGATTCAACAGAGACGGCCAACTCGGTACTCGAAACAGCGACCACGCTGCTCACCCGGCTCACCCGGTCTGACACGATTGTTGCCTCCCTCGAGAACTACGGCGCAGTCGTTGTCGGAACAAACCTGGACGACCGCATTGCGTTCATAAACAACTACGCCCCCGAGCACGCATCGATCCACACCGCCGACGAGACTGCGGTAGCCGACCAGATCACTCGTGCCGGGTCAGTGTTTGTCGGCGCGTGGAGCCCCGAATCGGCCGGTGACTACGCCACGGGAGCCAACCATGTGCTCCCAACTGGTGGCCTTGCTAGGTCGTACGGTCCGCTCTCGGTCGACGACTTCGGCTCTTACCGCCAGGTGCAAACACTTACCCGGGAGGGTCTCAAAACCCTCGCCCCCACAATCACCGCGTTGGCCGACGCCGAAGGCCTCGACGCCCACGCACTCGCAGTCACCATTCGTTTCGAGGAGCAGACATGA
- the hisB gene encoding imidazoleglycerol-phosphate dehydratase HisB, which yields MTRIATIQRTTKETDISCTLDLDGTGEVTVSTGIGFFDHMLTAFAYHGMFDLTLDCSGDLDIDEHHSIEDSALVLGQAVADALGDRAGIVRYGDASVPMDEASATALIDVGGRPYSVIDIPLRGLRMGTMSTQMVPHALEAFARTAGATLHITAQGTNDHHITEAAFKAFGRALRTAVAIDPRRKGVPSTKGTT from the coding sequence ATGACTCGCATCGCCACCATCCAACGGACAACCAAAGAAACCGACATCTCGTGCACGCTCGACCTCGACGGCACAGGTGAAGTCACCGTATCAACCGGAATTGGTTTCTTTGACCACATGTTGACGGCGTTTGCGTACCACGGCATGTTTGACTTGACGTTGGATTGCAGCGGCGATCTCGACATCGACGAACACCACAGCATTGAGGATTCCGCACTCGTGCTCGGTCAGGCCGTAGCAGACGCACTCGGCGACCGGGCCGGCATCGTACGGTACGGCGACGCTTCGGTCCCGATGGACGAAGCATCGGCGACCGCGCTGATCGATGTTGGAGGACGTCCGTACAGCGTTATCGACATCCCGTTGCGAGGGTTACGAATGGGCACCATGTCGACCCAGATGGTGCCCCACGCCCTCGAAGCGTTCGCCCGCACCGCCGGTGCGACACTGCACATCACCGCACAGGGCACGAACGATCACCACATCACCGAGGCCGCCTTCAAGGCGTTCGGCCGTGCCCTGCGCACCGCTGTTGCGATCGACCCGCGGCGCAAGGGCGTCCCGTCGACCAAAGGCACGACATGA
- a CDS encoding 1-(5-phosphoribosyl)-5-[(5-phosphoribosylamino)methylideneamino] imidazole-4-carboxamide isomerase, with protein sequence MIQILPAVDVLGGNVVRLERGDYDAATIYGTDPAAQLRSWSEQGAALVHVVDLDGARSGEPSFGLWEGLGACGVTFQAGGGLRTVDDAVRAAELGAARVVLGSAAVWDPDVLAELVDRLGPDRVVAALDVRDGMAQGAGWLDAGKPVGDVAASVAERGVRWCLVTGIERDGMLSGPNTDVIEVVKESAPDLQLIVSGGVGSLDDLQALNRLGYPQVIVGRALYEKVFTLQDALAL encoded by the coding sequence GTGATTCAGATTCTCCCCGCAGTCGATGTCCTCGGCGGCAATGTCGTGCGTCTCGAACGAGGCGACTATGACGCTGCGACGATTTACGGCACCGATCCCGCGGCCCAGCTTCGCAGTTGGAGCGAGCAGGGTGCTGCCCTCGTGCACGTTGTCGATCTCGACGGCGCACGGTCGGGGGAGCCGTCGTTTGGGCTGTGGGAGGGTCTCGGGGCGTGTGGGGTGACGTTTCAGGCCGGGGGAGGGTTGCGCACGGTTGACGATGCGGTCCGTGCTGCCGAGCTCGGTGCCGCCCGGGTGGTTCTCGGTTCGGCGGCGGTGTGGGACCCTGACGTACTGGCCGAGCTGGTTGACCGGCTGGGACCAGATCGTGTCGTTGCTGCGTTGGATGTCCGCGACGGTATGGCCCAGGGTGCCGGCTGGCTCGATGCGGGAAAACCCGTCGGTGACGTCGCCGCGTCGGTTGCGGAGCGTGGTGTTCGGTGGTGTCTGGTGACCGGTATCGAACGTGACGGCATGCTGAGCGGTCCCAACACCGATGTCATCGAAGTCGTGAAAGAGTCGGCCCCCGATCTCCAACTGATTGTCTCGGGCGGTGTCGGTTCGCTCGACGACCTCCAAGCCCTCAACCGCCTCGGCTACCCCCAGGTAATAGTCGGCCGCGCGCTGTATGAAAAGGTCTTCACGCTCCAAGATGCACTCGCTCTCTAG
- a CDS encoding ATP phosphoribosyltransferase has translation MTIRIAVPNKGRLEESATALLRASGISFEKGDRALSVPAKNADIEILFVRADDIPQLVASSVADVGITGIDLVAESGADVTIAGELGFGSCTLTAAVPTRSEITSVDEFAGKRIATAHPNTTAKFFADQGVDVTVVPLRGAVEVAPKLGIADVIVDLVSSGSTMLTNGLRPVATILESQAVAITRPDASDDPAVERLITMMLSVVAAKTMRYVLMNAPGDSVDAIAALIPGLDAPSVVPLSGDTDDVAIHSVVRADRLWEALPLLKKAGASGILVLPIQQFIA, from the coding sequence ATGACAATACGAATTGCAGTCCCCAACAAAGGACGCCTTGAAGAGTCCGCAACCGCGCTGCTCAGAGCGTCCGGCATCAGCTTCGAAAAGGGCGACCGTGCTCTTTCGGTGCCCGCAAAGAACGCCGACATCGAGATCTTGTTTGTCCGCGCTGACGACATCCCTCAGCTTGTCGCATCGAGTGTGGCCGATGTCGGGATCACGGGCATCGACCTCGTAGCCGAAAGCGGCGCCGACGTGACGATTGCGGGGGAACTCGGGTTCGGGAGCTGCACATTGACCGCCGCAGTGCCAACCCGCTCAGAAATCACGTCCGTGGACGAGTTTGCTGGAAAACGCATCGCCACCGCTCACCCAAATACCACGGCAAAGTTTTTCGCCGATCAGGGCGTCGATGTAACGGTGGTTCCTCTACGAGGGGCCGTCGAGGTCGCACCAAAGCTCGGCATCGCTGACGTGATTGTCGACCTTGTGTCGTCGGGAAGCACCATGTTGACCAACGGTCTTCGCCCCGTTGCAACCATCCTCGAATCCCAAGCCGTTGCCATCACACGCCCCGACGCCTCAGACGACCCGGCGGTGGAGCGTCTCATCACGATGATGTTGTCCGTGGTGGCGGCCAAGACCATGCGGTACGTCTTGATGAACGCCCCGGGTGACTCGGTCGACGCCATTGCAGCGCTCATCCCGGGGCTCGACGCTCCGAGTGTTGTGCCGCTCTCTGGAGATACCGATGATGTCGCTATCCACTCCGTCGTCCGTGCAGACCGCCTGTGGGAAGCGCTCCCCCTGCTCAAGAAAGCCGGAGCGTCGGGAATCCTTGTCCTCCCCATCCAGCAGTTCATCGCATGA
- the hisH gene encoding imidazole glycerol phosphate synthase subunit HisH: protein MTSIAIIDHGAGNLVSITQALTRVGATPFIVETPEQAATADALVLPGVGTTGAAMATLNETAWTDELRTTDRPVLGICVGMQLFADWSEEDATATLGLVPGVVKPIESAPQLPHMGWNDVTHTNDPLFTGVPDGALMYFVHSFVIVPTDSATVIATADYGTVFPAALRHNNIVGVQFHPERSGSAGATLLDNFVQSVAKGANRAA, encoded by the coding sequence ATGACCTCAATCGCGATCATCGATCACGGTGCCGGCAACCTTGTGTCCATCACGCAGGCGCTCACCAGGGTCGGGGCGACACCATTCATCGTTGAGACCCCCGAGCAAGCCGCAACCGCGGACGCGCTCGTGCTACCCGGTGTCGGCACGACAGGTGCTGCGATGGCCACCCTCAATGAGACTGCGTGGACCGACGAACTACGAACCACGGACCGACCAGTGCTCGGTATCTGTGTCGGCATGCAACTCTTTGCGGACTGGTCAGAAGAAGATGCGACAGCCACTCTCGGTCTCGTCCCCGGAGTAGTAAAGCCAATCGAATCAGCGCCACAGCTTCCCCACATGGGGTGGAATGATGTCACGCACACCAATGATCCCCTCTTTACGGGGGTTCCTGATGGTGCGCTGATGTATTTCGTCCACTCGTTCGTCATCGTGCCTACCGACTCGGCGACCGTAATCGCAACCGCCGATTACGGCACTGTGTTTCCCGCAGCGCTGCGGCACAACAACATCGTTGGAGTCCAGTTTCACCCCGAGCGATCGGGGTCGGCGGGCGCGACTCTGCTCGACAACTTCGTGCAATCCGTCGCCAAAGGAGCGAACCGTGCTGCGTAA
- a CDS encoding helix-turn-helix domain-containing protein — translation MALPYEDWKTEDADALLDAIVTLGSREEASLFFRDLCTRRELEEMSQRWRVVRMLNEGTPYREIAADVGTSTATITRINQWLHHGMGGYSAMLDKHSKG, via the coding sequence ATGGCCCTGCCATACGAAGATTGGAAAACCGAAGACGCCGATGCGTTGCTTGACGCCATCGTCACGCTCGGATCGCGCGAGGAAGCCTCGCTGTTTTTCCGCGACTTGTGTACCCGCCGAGAACTGGAAGAAATGAGCCAACGCTGGCGAGTCGTGCGCATGCTCAATGAGGGCACACCGTATCGGGAAATCGCTGCCGACGTCGGCACGTCGACCGCCACGATCACCCGCATCAACCAATGGCTTCACCACGGCATGGGCGGATACTCGGCGATGCTCGACAAGCACTCCAAGGGGTAA